Genomic window (Penaeus vannamei isolate JL-2024 chromosome 22, ASM4276789v1, whole genome shotgun sequence):
TTACAAATATGAAAAACTTTTTCGATATCATCACTGGTCCAAGACATTCGCATAGACTCTCCACTTACAGATTCCTTTGCTCTTGACGAATCAATCTGCATGCACAGTTTGGCTGGCAGCTTATTGAGGATGATCGTTGTTATTTCTTCTGACTGTTCTGATTTATTTCACGGATAGGATGGTCGCAAGatgtaaaattctctctctctctctctctctctctctctctctctctctctctctctctctatatatatatatatatatatatatatatatatatctatatatatatatatatatatatatatatacatacatacatatatatatatatatatatatatatatatagatatatatatatatacatacatacatatatatatatatatttatatatatatatatatatatatatatatatatatatatatatatatatatatttgcgtttgtgtgtgtgtgtatttgtatgcgtgtgtgggggagggggcttcatgtcgaacaaattgcaaatggaaaaatagaacaacgaagggaagaccaagaaaacacacgaataaggcCCTTTCGCTATATTGCTTCTTCGGGTTAGACAAGCCAATCTTATTTATCACATCATATCCGAAAACTTACAGATAATAATTACATCACAAAAGGGAGCGTTCAGAAAATAATTAAAGTCGCCGACATAATCACGCTGTATTTAAACCAGCTGATCCCGCCGGTCTCCTAAATCTGTCTGGGAGATGCCCCGGAGAAGCAATATAGGGAGGAGGCCTTCGGTAGATTGGtgtttcttgtccttccttcgcTGTTCCGTTTTTCAGTTTTCGTGgaaacaaacacttatatatatatatatatatatatatatatatatatatatatatatatatatatatatatatatatatatatatatatatatatatacacacacacacacacacatgtgtgtgtgcaaatgtgcatACGAATAAAGCGGTATGATTTAATTACACGCAGAAAacaatttctttcttctatcttgttatgtatctatttatatcttttttttttctttggtctttcACGAGTAATCTCAAAACCTAAAACATTATATCCAAGTTGTTGTTTTCAAATCCTACAATCCGCAACCGCCACTTTCGCATCCCGACTCTCTTTTGTTTTGGCGCATCGAGGAGCGGCTGCCATGACACCTCGGCCGTTATTTTAGTTATCCTAATTACCAATGGTTTAATGATTAATGAGCTATTTTGCGAATTGGATTTCATAAATAATTAATTGTACGTGGATTATTTCCATCTCAGTGTATATAGAAGGGGCATCGGATGAGAAAAACAATGTTTACAAGAGAgggggataaacagacagacaaagacagatagattaagGAGACCGACGGGATCAGCCGTTATTATGTCGGtaagttttattattttctgaacATGTTCGGCTATGGTGTAATAattattttctgtatattttcgAATTTTGTGTAATAAATAATGTTGACTATACCTACTCTCTTTTTTAACCTTAATACTACAATAGGTTAATTTTGGGAAACAACTATAACAAAATcaaacatatttctctctctctctctctctctctctctctctctctctctctctctctctctctctctctctctctctctctctctctctctctctctctctctctctctcatgtttagtTCATTCGAAATGACGCAGGAACTAAATTGAAAGACACGAACATGACGCTATAAAACTTTCATCATTTTACAAAGCCTTTCTGATAAGGATAACATCGGGGTTTGCTGAGCAATAAAAATCTTATTTGAAACTGTCGCCATGCTCTAACACCAGCCATAAACACACCTGTAAAACTATCTGCTATATTAATATCTTTCAaaagcattattttttattattattattattattattttcaatacagAGATAAGTGAAAAAGAAGTTACCATTAAAACACCGATTAATGGTCGTCATCTAGAAATTCAAcagaaatcatgaaaaaaaaatacacattaacgaaaaaaacggcaaaagttCTCTATCAATACAATAACAggacaagaacaataaataactTAAATATTGATATGTCATAACACCCCTTTTCTACTTAAATCTCCAATAAGCTCGTAGCTCTACCGAAATGAGTTATCTGAAGTCTAGGTAAACCGCGGATCGATCAAAATGAAAATCTGATtaaaggataattttttttttcttttttctttgtctgaaaTACCGAGCGTCTGttccaaaagatttttttttactttgaaataCCGCGCATCTGTTataaaatatttgtttgtttgtttttttctttgtctaaaaTACCGCGCGtctgttctaaaaaaaaaaaaaaaaagaaagaaaaaatctgtttCTAAAATACTGCGCATGTTCTAAACGTTTTTTCCTTTGTCTAAAATATTGCGCCtctgttctattttttattcttttttctcttttctttgtctaaaATACTGCGcctctgttctattttttttctttcttttttctcttttctttgtctaaaATACTGCGCCtctgttctattttttattcttttttctcttttctttgtctaaaATACTGCgcctctattctattttttttcttcttattcttttttctttgtctaaaaTACTGCGcctctgttctattttttttcttttttcttttttctttgtctaaaaTACTGCGCGTCTGTTCAATGTCTAAATACTTCCGGTAAACACTGGTCGAGCATCAGTAAAATACGTATATGATTTTATTGATCGTGATAATGGGATTAGATCCTTCTTTTAATTATCTAAGCTTGTGTGACCCAACCGAGCGACGGTATTAGAAGCAACAATAGTTAGTATTCATAGTCAGTAGTTCAGTAATTAGTACCAGTTACTAACAGATAACGATTAGTTAGAATCAGCAATAGTTAGTATTCAGTGGACAGTTATCAGCAGTTGGTACCAGTTAATACCCCATAATGATAAGTGAATATCAATCACTTTATAGTTAGTAGCAaggtcatctaaaaaaaaaaaaaaaaaaaaaaaaggaaataggctCTCAGTTTATGCAATTAAAAATGACAAGATTTTTGCTTACCTTCTCTTGCATAATAAAAGATGGCTAAGGACCTTTTCATAACCCTTATTGAGAGTCCATAGAAACTGcaacaaaaaagataattcaCAAACACATCAACGTAACATAGAGCTGCAACATGGTCTTATTATTTACAAATCTTGCATTGTGAAATGATTCTGTCTCATTCACGTTTTTTTCCTCAGTTTtttatcttatcctttttttcatttttggagCGTGATTTGGAAAGTTTTAACGAGAAATTGCCAAATTCGTGGCATAAAACCAAGATTCGCAAGTTGAGCATAAGACAAAGAATGTTTTTATTGCTTCCTAAGGGATTATGCCATCAAACAGGCGTTTTTAAGGGTTAGGGACATCATaaacaaaggatttttttctctgtttatcaaggGTGGATTATGATATCATCTTTCGAAATAGATTtaatgttttgttgtgtttttttttttttttcaaagataaaCGTATATATCAAGTGTGTTTATGTACTGCGAACGTGCGTATGCCTgttggtatgtgtatgtaagcgtTTATGTTTATCTGTACGTGCGTGATTCATCTTCTCTTTAATTGCAGATTAACGATTGGAAAAATTGGGGTAGCGCTAACCTCTCCTGTAATCCCGCGCAGTTTGTAATCCTCTCTTATAAATCAATCACCACTGGAATCCTCGACGTCGATCAACCGAGTAATATAAGAGATAAATACGTCAATGACATTTTCAAAATCCTCATTTCCATAACGTTTTGGCAAAGGCCTTCTCTAAAGTACTTTCCGTAAGGTTAAATTAAAGACCCGAGATTTCCCATTGACTTTCCCTTCGTGTcacatcttcccgttttctgccTTCAGGACACCACCTTACGTCACCAGTCCTGATCCAGCTTATCAGCGATTCCCTTCAACAAAAATTGGTCTTTCAAAATGTTGATAAGCTTATCACAAGAAATCCTAGGGATGATTTTTTAATACCTCTGACCGATGTCCATGTGCCTCATTTGTGCTCCGGCTGTGTTAGGAAGCGGGTGACAGGTTCCGCgtgtgaaggaaaaagagacaaagggggaaaaaagcaTTTCTCAAGAGTTTGCAACGGCGTCACCAGTCATCATCTGATATAAATGGTgagattatttttattgcttgtGGGAAAGTGCCAAAGTGTTGGCGcaaatgcgtgtttttttttttttcttcttctccgtggCCTAACCTAATTTATTCTACCCCGCTGTGATTTAGCTTAAGCTAACAAATAATTTCCCATTCTGTTTTACCTAAAACTATCCTGTCCTCTCCTAACTTGGCCTAACGTAGCTTAATTAGGGAATATgtatgttgtaaaaaaaaaaaaacacgtccgTGAAGGATTTCGTGCATGACCGGTTGtagacgcgcacatacatattgacgcacacacacacacatctgtctgtgcgtgtgcgtgcaaacatgtgtgtgtgtgtgtgtgtgtgtaggagggggaaTACTCCACCACACTtatgtagatggataaatagaaatgtgcatatatagccatcatgtatacatgcatatatacatatatgcctgcatacatgtgtgtgtgcgcgcgcgcgtgtgtgtgtatgtgtattctatatatatttatccatttacatacatacaaatatatagatagatatgtgtatgtctgtgtcagcgtgtgtgtgtacacgcatacatTTCTACACTATCTTGCATGTTCCATCTTCCTATCTGAAAGGATCTTAAACACTAataaaaagcaaagcaaagcagtTCACTACAGGTAATTGGTAACCCAATAAGTTTGAACTGTACAGGATTCTCAAATGGGCTCTAAAATACACTGACATTCGCGACACGGTTGCTTTCAACAGTTCTGAACGGATCATGTGTCTGATAACTCGAAAAACAAATAGTAATCCTGTTCTTTACGTATCTATTTATTGTATCAACGGATTTTGTTACCGTTGTGCTTCTTTATCATGCGTTGTCTTGGAATATCATAAAAATggtgatcaatattatcatatttggaTGATAAGTAACTGCAATCTTAGCAAGACGGGGGCTTTCTCTTTTAATAAACATAGTTGTCCACTGACATgccttgaaaataaaaatgaagtgaaaaaatacataactagtgaatttataattgttatctttcCAGGGCTTTATTCTTTCTCCATAGTCACAAAGCAAGGAAGGACGCGATGGACAATACAGGCTACATTCACACGGAAGCAGAACCGGAGACCCCTTGCACGCAGGCGAGTAACGCAAGCACCGACAGCAGTCACTCCCCCGGCAGTGACACCCCCAGCAGCGACTCCCCTAGATTTGACTCCCCTAACAGCGACTCCTTCGGCAGTGACTTCCCTAGCACGACCGTAGAAAAGCCGTCTATTACGCCCTACCGCAAAAATGCCATCCAAAAGCCCGCCACGCCGCTCATGGTCGTGCAAAACTGGGACAGCATCAGCCTCAATCACCCGGTGGCGCTCATCCACCCCACCGTAGTGTCCGACAGCCATTCCATCAAGGCGAGCGACTTCCACCAACAGATCAGCTATTCGGACGACAAAGTGGAGGACCAGGAGCCAACCGAACCCAAAATGAAGCGGGAATGGTTCAAATACTCAGCCAGCGAGAACATCAGCATCATGTACGCCATTTTCTTAGTCATGCTCGGAATCGTCATCTACACCGCCGACATGTTCCTGGGACGACAATCCGTCTTGGCTGAGTCCTTCAACAACTTTCTGATCATTGTACAAGTCATCTGGCTCATGTACATCCACATTGACGCGAGGATTTACGTCAATCACATATCCAAGAAGTTAGAAGAGGCTGAAGGCGAAAGGAAGGACACACAGACAGGGTCCAACGCCCAGCTACAGGATCCGATTCCTCTCCATTACGGCTTCACCTCCGGAAGACATGGCGGGTCGATTTATTTGAAGATTGGAGCAACAAGTAGGCCTATTTTGTTGTGTCTCTTGTTATGTGATACCAGATGACTCATTAACTCCACATCACTTCCATCAACTCCACATCGTCAAAATATAGCcatgttttttctctcattctccacaGTATTCTGTTTCGGACACATGATCCACACTGGCTTGAACTTGGCCCAGAAGGTCCTGTATCTGCTCGACGACGATCCTTACTTCCTAGAGTGTACAAACATTCCAGATGTCTTGATGTCTGTGTTGCAGCCCATCTGTGCCTTCTACCAACTCTTCTTCATATTCAAATACTCAAACGTAAGCTTATCTTACTTTCAACTGCGTAATTACAAATAAACAatcatattattaattattgttagtgtgtgtgtctatacacacacacacacacacacacacacacacacacacacacacacacacacacacacacacacacatatatatatatatatatatatatatatatatatatatatatatatatatatatatatatatatgtatgtatgtatgtgtgtgtgtgtgtgtgtatttataatatatatatatatatatatatatatatatatatatatatacatacatatatatatataaatacatgtgtgtgtgtatatatatatatatatatatatatatatatatatatatatatatatatatatatatatatatgtatatatgtatatatatatatatatatatatatatatatatatatatatatatatatatatatatatatatatatatatatatatatatatgtgtgtgtgtgtgtgtgtgtgtgtgtgtgtgtgtgtgtgtgtgtgtgtgtaactctgtgggtgtgtgggtgggtgtgtgcgtgtgtgtaaaaatatatttatgtatatatatatatatatatatatatatatatatatatatatatatatatatacacatatgtgtgtgtgtgtatgtcattacTAATCAGAATAtaatcctattctctctcctttggcATTTTCCGTCATCAGCTGATCATCAACCGCCGTTACGTCCTGGCTCGCTTCGGCCTCATGCACTGCATCGGCTCCTCTCTCTGCTACTGGATCTACACCATCCTCCAGGAGACGCTGCAGTCCATCTTCACAGATTTCCACGGCAACTCCAGCAGCCCCAGCGCCCACAGCAGCGACGACTCATCGGCTTGGAGCATCAAGTACGGCTGTGAGCGGGACAGCTACCTCTCCGACATGATCAACTACACGACGCCTTACCTCTATCCGTTCAGCATCGAGTTCTACATCCTGATGGTGGGGCTGTGGATGTTCCTGCGGGCCAACATCGGCAAGGTCGAGCGCCACACGCACATCCCGTCGGTGAAAGTGATCTACGAGGGCGACCATTCCAAGTCGCTGACGTCGAACCTCGTCATCTTCGTCGACTGCCACTCCTCGAACCGCGGCCTCTTCGCCGGCCTGTTCATGACCGTCATCACAGTCATCGCGATCATCCTGCTGTTCATCTTGTCTTCGTACGAGGGCAGTGACGAAATCGGGAGGTATGTGAACGGCGTCACCGAGGTGGTGCTTCTCGGCGTCATGGtggtggcagcggcggcggcgtaCAAGCTGATACACAGGCTCGACGTCATCAAGGAGACCGCGACCTCTGTGGACGACATTTTGGTTTACGTCAGCCTGCCCTGCATCTTCTTCTACGCGTTCCTCCGCCTGGTCCCATCCATCCTGTACTCCGACGCTCTCTTTGGCACCATGGCCATCCTGCAGATCCTGCAAGTCATCGTCCAGACAGTGATGATCTACGACGGGATGCGCCGCTGCTCGAACTCGTCGGAGCTGAGGCACAAGAAGCCAGGGCGAGAGGTCATCACGTTCATGGTAGTGCTCAACGTGGCCCTGTGGCTCCTCCAGACGTTCGAGGTCAAGACCGTCGGGAGCAACTCCGCCATGTATTTATTCTACGGGAAGGTGAGTGTTTCCTCTTTCCTCGTGTCTGGAGATGGAGATGTTACGAAAGAATGATTAAACTAATGAATAGCAATGCAACCAAAAGGACGATAAAGATAACCAATAACAATGCCTCAAAACGACtgcaaaatgataaatgaatcaataccaatgaaaaaataataatcacaaccacTCCTAACCCCCTCCATCAAAAACCCTAAAACTATcacacaaaaatttaaaaaacataATTCCTCACATGACTCACTAACCCCAACACCCCGAACAGGAAATGTGGACGCTGctctcccacctcaccctccccttcgccctcttctACCGATTCCACTCCTCCGGTTGCCTGGCGAACATGTGGCTGGTCGTCTACGAGGTGGACGAAGTGCACTAGAGGCCTGCGAATGGGAGCTGGACGACGTTATAGCTTtagtgttgatattattgttgttgtcacagttattgttgttggtgttagtattagtgttgtcattattatttttttattgttttttattatcctaaatattatcattattatcattatttttattttttttattatccttaatattgttattattattattgttattgttttattgttactagttttatcattattattgacgttgctacattgtagttattatcattattattgttatcacttttattttttttgtcattattattgtaatttttgt
Coding sequences:
- the LOC113830105 gene encoding proton channel OtopLc, yielding MDNTGYIHTEAEPETPCTQASNASTDSSHSPGSDTPSSDSPRFDSPNSDSFGSDFPSTTVEKPSITPYRKNAIQKPATPLMVVQNWDSISLNHPVALIHPTVVSDSHSIKASDFHQQISYSDDKVEDQEPTEPKMKREWFKYSASENISIMYAIFLVMLGIVIYTADMFLGRQSVLAESFNNFLIIVQVIWLMYIHIDARIYVNHISKKLEEAEGERKDTQTGSNAQLQDPIPLHYGFTSGRHGGSIYLKIGATIFCFGHMIHTGLNLAQKVLYLLDDDPYFLECTNIPDVLMSVLQPICAFYQLFFIFKYSNLIINRRYVLARFGLMHCIGSSLCYWIYTILQETLQSIFTDFHGNSSSPSAHSSDDSSAWSIKYGCERDSYLSDMINYTTPYLYPFSIEFYILMVGLWMFLRANIGKVERHTHIPSVKVIYEGDHSKSLTSNLVIFVDCHSSNRGLFAGLFMTVITVIAIILLFILSSYEGSDEIGRYVNGVTEVVLLGVMVVAAAAAYKLIHRLDVIKETATSVDDILVYVSLPCIFFYAFLRLVPSILYSDALFGTMAILQILQVIVQTVMIYDGMRRCSNSSELRHKKPGREVITFMVVLNVALWLLQTFEVKTVGSNSAMYLFYGKEMWTLLSHLTLPFALFYRFHSSGCLANMWLVVYEVDEVH